In one window of Accipiter gentilis chromosome 28, bAccGen1.1, whole genome shotgun sequence DNA:
- the VIT gene encoding vitrin codes for MKATVIATFFGVSLLCTCAAKEMTKKMKKAKLYVPQIDCDVKAGKIINPEFIAKCPPGCQDVKYRVYGTDIYASFSSVCSAAIHSGIIDNTGGKILVQKVAGHSGYRGSFSNGVRSLSLPRWRESFLVSEGKPRKGVTYPSTLEYSSSKSTAVKSEPKKLEQDLKATKSADTANASEKASEQGDAVRKEYQTSPVLTPATQMATTTPTPTTTTTDPSTATPKPTTTPVTIRTTTVAAAAKTRPGLHRVRDRGSSSVHPAYSSVVAAASRQVQAAQGRGQNTAFRGTSTSASNRNILRPNTDHTGIQRQEPVATFQRAASSPAHLAMETDSWKPGLSLFDTGFSSKEELNPKPLESTSQGNPNCKVDLSFLMDGSWSIGKRRFQLQKHFLGNVAQALGIGSTGPLMGIVQYGDDPSTEFNLKTYANSKDLRNAIEKIPQKGGLSNVGKALSFVNKNFFLDANGNRGGAPNVVVVIVDGWPTDRVEEASRLARESGINIFFVTIEAAAESEKQNIIEPNFVDKAVCRTNGFYSINVPSWFGLHKVVQPLVKRVCDTDRLVCSKTCLNSADIGFVIDGSSSVGTSNFRTVLQFVANISKEFEISDTDTRIGAVQYTYEQRLEFSFDKYSTKQDVLSAIKRISYWSGGTSTGAAISYASEQLFSKSKPNKRKIMILITDGRSYDDVRVPAMAAHRNGVIAYSVGVAWAAQDELEAIATDPDKEHSFFVDEFDNLYRFVNQLIQNICTEFNSQPWN; via the exons ATGAAGGCCACAGTCATTGCAACCTTCTTTG gcGTGTCTCTTCTATGTACATGTGCAGCTAAGGAAATgacaaagaagatgaaaaaggcTAAGCTAT ATGTACCCCAGATCGATTGTGATGTCAAGGCGGGGAAGATAATCAATCCAGAATTCATTGCAAAATGCCCTCCTGGATGTCAAGATGTAAAATACCGCGTTTATGGCACAGACATCTATGCTTCCTTTTCCAGTGTGTGCAGTGCTGCAATTCACAG TGGTATAATTGACAACACAGGTGGGAAGATCCTCGTCCAGAAAGTCGCTGGCCACTCCGGTTACCGCGGGAGCTTCTCCAACGGGGTCCGGTCCCTGTCACTGCCACGCTGGAGGGAGTCCTTCCTCGTGTCAG agggCAAGCCAAGAAAAGGTGTGACATATCCATCAACTCTTGAATATTCTTCTTCAAAAAGCACAGCTGTTAAATCAG AGCCTAAAAAGCTAGAGCAAGACCTAAAAGCTACAAAGAGTGCAGATACCGCTAACGCATCAGAAAAAGCATCGGAACAAG GGGATGCAGTCCGCAAAGAGTATCAGACATCTCCAGTGCTGACACCAGCTACACAAATGGCCACCACAACCCCAACACCAACGACCACAACAACAGATCCTTCCACTGCAACGCCAAAGCCAACCACAACACCTGTGACAATCAGAACCACAACAGTTGCAGCTGCAGCCAAGACTAGACCTGGACTGCATAGGGTCAGAGATAGAG GTTCTAGCAGTGTCCACCCAGCATACTCATCTGTGGTAGCTGCAGCATCAA GACAGGTTCAGGCTGCACAAGGAAGAGGACAGAATACAG cattcaGGGGCACTTCCACCTCTGCAAGTAACAGGAATATTTTACGACCCAATACAG ATCACACAGGTATTCAGCGCCAAGAGCCTGTTGCCACCTTCCAGAGGGCTGCCAGCTCTCCAGCCCACCTGG CAATGGAAACAGACTCATGGAAACCTGGATTGAGTCTTTTTGACACAG GCTTCAGTTCAAAGGAAGAATTGAATCCAAAGCCGCTGGAGTCCACCTCCCAGGGAAACCCAA ATTGCAAGGTTGATTTGTCCTTCTTGATGGATGGGAGCTGGAGCATCGGTAAACGCCGCTTTCAGCTCCAGAAGCACTTCCTTGGTAATGTGGCTCAAGCCCTTGGCATCGGCAGCACTGGTCCTCTGATGGGAATCGTTCAGTACGG CGATGACCCTTCCACAGAATTTAACTTAAAAACTTATGCCAACTCCAAGGACCTGAGAAACGCCATTGAGAAAATCCCACAGAAAGGTGGACTTTCCAATGTCG GGAAGGCACTTTCCTTTGTTAACAAAAACTTCTTTTTGGATGCAAACGGAAACCGAGGTGGAGCACCCAATGTAGTTGTAGTGATTGTGGATGGTTGGCCAACTGACCGAGTGGAGGAGGCCTCCAGGCTGGCCAGAGAATCAGGGATCAACATTTTCTTTGTCACTATTGAAGCAGCTGCTGAAAGTGAGAAGCAGAACATCATCGAACCAAACTTTGTAGACAAG GCAGTGTGCAGGACAAACGGTTTCTATTCCATCAACGTGCCCAGCTGGTTCGGCCTACACAAGGTGGTCCAGCCCTTGGTGAAGCGGGTCTGCGACACCGATCGGCTGGTTTGCAGCAAGACCTGCCTCAATTCAGCCGACATCGGTTTCGTAATCGATGGCTCCAGCAGCGTTGGCACCAGCAACTTCCGCACAGTCCTCCAGTTTGTAGCCAACATCAGCAAGGAGTTTGAGATCTCCGACACTGACACCCGCATCGGAGCCGTTCAGTACACCTATGAGCAAAGGCTCGAGTTCAGCTTTGACAAGTACAGCACAAAGCAGGACGTGCTGAGTGCTATTAAAAGGATCAGTTACTGGAGTGGCGGGACCAGCACAGGAGCAGCCATCAGCTATGCATCAGAACAGCTGTTCAGCAAATCCAAACCCAACAAAAGAAAGATCATGATTCTCATTACAGATGGCAGGTCTTATGATGATGTCAGAGTGCCGGCCATGGCAGCTCACCGAAACG